A stretch of the Candidatus Jettenia sp. AMX2 genome encodes the following:
- a CDS encoding BCAM0308 family protein, with protein MSPRKKTSSFNKHIRDRLKNENDPYLPPKGSGLPEVSICQDCTAVYHKKKWFLDSKLYKEKKKLKDVHWITCPACKRIKERVPGGVITLKGDFLKQHKQEIMNLIHNEDEHSKKYNPLKRIMKIDDRGNEVEIQTTTGRLALRLGTILFRAYDGEVEYKKHENWKSMRVEWRR; from the coding sequence ATGAGTCCTAGGAAAAAAACATCGAGCTTTAACAAGCATATCAGGGATCGCCTCAAGAATGAAAATGATCCCTATTTGCCGCCCAAAGGAAGCGGACTGCCGGAAGTTTCTATTTGTCAGGATTGTACGGCAGTCTATCATAAAAAGAAATGGTTTCTTGATTCCAAACTTTATAAAGAAAAGAAAAAATTAAAAGATGTCCACTGGATAACCTGCCCTGCCTGTAAAAGAATAAAAGAGCGTGTACCGGGGGGGGTTATTACCCTGAAAGGTGATTTTTTGAAGCAGCATAAACAGGAAATCATGAATCTTATTCATAACGAGGATGAACACTCAAAGAAATATAATCCCTTAAAAAGGATTATGAAAATTGATGACAGGGGTAATGAAGTTGAGATACAGACGACAACCGGCCGATTAGCACTACGACTGGGAACCATACTTTTCCGGGCTTATGACGGAGAAGTTGAATATAAAAAACATGAGAACTGGAAATCTATGCGGGTAGAGTGGAGGCGATGA
- a CDS encoding methionine adenosyltransferase: MDIIIERAKEPLFIKSDIEIVERKGLGHPDTLCDHVAEELTIALSRYYLKKFGRILHHNIDKCLLVGGHSDVSFGGGKVITPLQMIVVGRAVEYVGNERIPLEEITRNTIYRFFNERLRFLEPEKNMLVETKIRTGSVDLRATFESKVPLANDTSIGVGFSPLTETESLVYQIEQYLNSKEIKESYPMIGEDIKIMGIRIHDHINLTIAVAMVSRFVSSIDEYFTIKSKILEHIRFFIKRLTSLKVTTTLNAADNYENKIAYLTVTGTSAECGDDGQVGRGNRANGLITPYRPMTLEATAGKNPVTHTGKLYNLVANEISAEIARDSRIFQGECYMVSQIGAPVTEPQIIHVKAHSDLSGEIIQEICMGIIKKHLDQIPVLWTGILEKRYSLF; this comes from the coding sequence ATGGATATCATCATTGAAAGAGCAAAAGAACCTCTCTTTATAAAATCCGACATAGAGATTGTTGAACGGAAAGGCCTGGGACACCCGGATACGCTCTGTGACCATGTGGCAGAGGAACTTACTATTGCTCTATCCAGATATTACCTGAAAAAATTTGGCAGGATACTGCACCACAATATTGATAAATGCCTGCTTGTCGGTGGGCATTCTGACGTTTCTTTCGGAGGCGGCAAGGTAATAACCCCTCTTCAGATGATCGTTGTGGGCCGGGCAGTGGAATATGTTGGAAATGAAAGAATTCCCCTTGAAGAAATTACCAGGAATACAATCTACCGGTTCTTCAATGAAAGGCTAAGATTCCTTGAACCTGAAAAAAATATGCTTGTTGAAACAAAAATCAGAACTGGCAGCGTGGACCTGCGTGCAACCTTTGAAAGCAAGGTTCCGCTCGCAAATGACACTTCAATCGGGGTTGGTTTTTCACCTCTGACAGAAACGGAATCCCTTGTTTACCAGATTGAACAATACTTAAATTCCAAAGAGATAAAAGAATCCTATCCTATGATTGGCGAAGATATCAAAATCATGGGCATAAGGATACATGACCATATAAACCTTACCATAGCTGTGGCTATGGTCTCAAGATTCGTCTCATCAATAGATGAATATTTTACTATAAAAAGCAAAATACTTGAACATATCCGGTTCTTTATAAAAAGACTGACATCACTCAAAGTTACAACAACGCTAAATGCCGCAGATAATTATGAAAATAAAATCGCTTACCTGACGGTGACGGGAACAAGCGCTGAATGCGGTGATGATGGTCAGGTAGGCAGAGGAAACAGGGCGAACGGATTAATAACACCTTACCGGCCAATGACTCTTGAGGCCACAGCAGGAAAAAACCCTGTCACTCATACAGGAAAGTTATATAATCTGGTCGCTAATGAAATATCGGCCGAAATTGCCAGGGACTCCCGTATCTTTCAGGGAGAATGCTATATGGTAAGTCAAATAGGAGCGCCTGTTACTGAACCACAAATTATCCACGTAAAAGCCCATTCAGACCTTTCCGGAGAAATAA
- a CDS encoding DUF1957 domain-containing protein, whose product MENGYLAFILHAHLPFVRHPEYNEYLEEDWLFESLTESYLPLLNVFDTLIEDDIDFRITISLSPTLIFMLTDPLLQSRYLRYLGKRIELAGKEIHRTRHQPEFNRLAHMYSKYFHHIRYLYTEKYRQNIIQAFKKLQDMGKIEIITSGATHGFLPLLARNLNVVRAQIHIAVNDYEKHFGCKPRGIWLPECAYDKKLDHILKEAGIRFFIMETHGILFASPRPKYGTYAPVYCPSGIAAFGRDRESSAQVWSSTEGYPGEYAYREFYRDIGFDLDYDYIKPYLHGDGKRSFTGIKYYRITGKNYRKEPYSPESALKKAEEHAEDFLAKRVKQIKYLNTIMDRKPVIVAPYDAELFGHWWFEGPHWINFLLRKIALYGKAVSLITLLEYLERYPVNQISTPSASSWGYKGYNEYWQNENNDWIYKHLHKAAERMVELAKTYPHANGNTLQKRALNQAARELLLSQGSDWAFIMSAGKMTEYATKRIKEHLSRFTRLYEDIRANAIDDVWLSDIENKDNIFPDIDYHIYQ is encoded by the coding sequence ATGGAGAATGGATATCTGGCATTCATCCTGCATGCACACTTGCCATTTGTCCGCCATCCGGAGTACAATGAATACCTTGAAGAAGACTGGCTCTTTGAGTCTCTTACCGAATCTTACCTCCCCCTTCTCAACGTCTTTGATACCCTAATCGAAGATGATATTGATTTCCGTATAACCATATCCTTATCCCCCACGCTGATTTTTATGCTTACAGATCCGCTTTTGCAATCACGATATCTCCGATATCTTGGAAAACGGATTGAACTTGCCGGGAAAGAGATCCATAGAACAAGACATCAACCGGAATTTAACCGGCTTGCGCATATGTACTCCAAATATTTTCATCATATAAGGTATTTATATACTGAAAAATATCGGCAAAATATTATACAGGCATTTAAAAAATTACAGGACATGGGTAAAATAGAAATAATCACATCAGGAGCTACCCACGGTTTTTTACCCCTTCTTGCCAGGAATCTGAATGTCGTACGTGCACAGATTCATATTGCAGTAAACGACTATGAAAAACATTTTGGCTGTAAACCGCGCGGAATATGGTTGCCGGAATGTGCTTATGATAAAAAATTAGATCATATACTCAAAGAAGCAGGTATTCGGTTTTTTATTATGGAAACACACGGAATTCTCTTCGCTTCCCCAAGACCAAAATACGGCACCTATGCCCCTGTTTACTGCCCTTCGGGTATTGCTGCATTTGGAAGGGACAGAGAATCATCGGCACAGGTTTGGAGTTCCACAGAAGGATATCCTGGAGAATACGCTTACCGCGAATTTTACCGGGATATCGGTTTTGATCTTGATTATGATTACATAAAACCGTATCTTCATGGAGATGGGAAGCGTTCCTTTACCGGCATCAAATATTATAGAATTACCGGAAAGAATTACCGGAAAGAACCTTATTCACCCGAAAGTGCCTTAAAAAAAGCCGAAGAACATGCGGAAGACTTCCTTGCTAAGCGGGTAAAACAAATAAAGTATTTAAATACCATAATGGACCGGAAGCCTGTTATCGTTGCTCCTTACGACGCAGAACTCTTTGGTCACTGGTGGTTTGAAGGGCCTCATTGGATTAACTTCTTACTAAGAAAAATCGCTCTTTATGGAAAAGCAGTATCGCTCATTACACTGCTGGAATATCTTGAGAGATATCCTGTCAATCAGATTTCAACACCGTCTGCATCGAGCTGGGGATATAAAGGATACAATGAATATTGGCAGAATGAGAATAATGACTGGATTTATAAACACCTTCACAAAGCTGCGGAACGCATGGTAGAACTGGCAAAAACGTATCCGCATGCGAACGGAAACACTTTACAAAAACGGGCACTTAATCAGGCTGCAAGGGAACTTTTATTATCACAGGGTAGTGATTGGGCTTTTATCATGAGCGCAGGTAAAATGACAGAGTATGCGACAAAAAGAATAAAAGAACATCTTTCCCGCTTTACCAGACTTTATGAAGATATCAGGGCCAATGCCATCGACGATGTGTGGCTCTCTGATATTGAAAATAAGGATAATATATTTCCGGATATCGATTATCACATTTATCAATAA
- a CDS encoding universal stress protein, translated as MLKIEKILFPTDFSSYAKHALKYALDFAVDHGAKLYIIHVIPKLNLLAGPGGTSYPLSELYNEIESESLKQLGHMVPKRFLEKITVENIVVRGVPFVEIAKAAKKHDIDLIIIATHGRTGLSHALIGSTAEKVVRNAPCPVLCVKHPEHEFVLP; from the coding sequence ATGCTTAAAATTGAAAAAATTTTATTTCCTACTGATTTTTCTTCTTACGCAAAACATGCTTTAAAATACGCCCTTGACTTTGCAGTGGATCACGGGGCAAAACTTTATATTATCCATGTAATTCCCAAGCTAAACCTTTTAGCAGGACCGGGAGGAACCAGTTATCCCCTTTCAGAACTCTATAACGAAATAGAAAGTGAATCACTGAAACAGCTTGGTCACATGGTGCCAAAACGGTTTCTCGAGAAAATCACCGTAGAGAACATCGTTGTACGCGGAGTACCTTTTGTGGAAATTGCCAAAGCTGCGAAAAAACATGATATAGACCTGATTATTATCGCAACGCATGGCCGCACAGGGCTTTCGCATGCCCTTATTGGCAGTACGGCAGAAAAGGTAGTGAGAAACGCGCCCTGCCCGGTTCTTTGTGTCAAGCATCCGGAACACGAGTTTGTATTACCATAG
- a CDS encoding DUF4912 domain-containing protein gives MDKSLIKEILLLAIKVIKAICELCWEKIKDLVTFIRNKLFRRTGVSPREQAPEQEWGVTGEDAWPGVQETAPEEAKEPHYEITAVVPPTAKFQPGPEEKQKVEITLPPSTPELPESYGDKRIVLMMRDPYHLFTYWEFQQKVIDDVLKSLGPLARNAKLVLRVYDVTDSNFVVTSATKYSDIEVPEKAQSWYIHAEPHKSYMVDIGFLALNGTFRILSRSNLTETPRSGISEVIDKEWVSIREIYEKEHTFPDSSSEFLFQGAQKYSHQKPEEGMLSPASANTLTTRKG, from the coding sequence ATGGACAAATCTCTTATTAAAGAAATACTCTTACTGGCCATAAAGGTTATCAAGGCGATTTGTGAACTGTGCTGGGAAAAAATAAAAGACCTTGTAACCTTTATCCGTAATAAATTATTCAGGCGAACCGGTGTTTCACCCCGTGAACAGGCACCCGAACAGGAATGGGGAGTTACCGGTGAAGATGCCTGGCCAGGCGTTCAGGAAACAGCTCCGGAAGAAGCGAAAGAACCCCATTACGAAATAACAGCAGTCGTACCACCAACTGCCAAATTTCAACCCGGCCCCGAAGAAAAACAAAAGGTGGAAATTACACTTCCACCATCCACACCTGAACTGCCAGAAAGTTATGGAGATAAGCGTATTGTACTCATGATGCGGGATCCATACCATCTCTTCACTTACTGGGAATTTCAACAAAAGGTGATAGATGATGTTCTGAAATCCCTCGGCCCTCTTGCAAGGAATGCAAAATTGGTTCTGAGGGTCTACGATGTTACAGATAGTAATTTTGTTGTTACTTCCGCTACAAAATATTCTGATATTGAAGTACCAGAAAAAGCACAAAGCTGGTATATTCATGCAGAGCCGCACAAATCCTATATGGTAGATATCGGATTCCTTGCCCTGAACGGAACATTTCGCATTCTTTCCCGGTCAAATCTTACGGAAACTCCGCGCTCCGGTATATCAGAGGTGATTGATAAAGAATGGGTATCCATCAGGGAAATCTATGAGAAAGAGCATACATTTCCGGATTCCAGCAGTGAATTTTTATTTCAGGGGGCACAAAAATATTCACATCAGAAACCAGAAGAAGGAATGCTTTCGCCCGCATCAGCAAATACCTTAACGACACGAAAAGGATAG